TTGTGGAATAAGTGATAAGATGAGCACCATTTTACAAATGCTACATATATgagattttgtttggttgaatgcATGGGATCTAAATTTGCTTACCTCCTCTTTTATACTCCCTCAtattcacttataatttttaaccattcatcttattcaaaaatttagtgcaaatataaaaatttataagtaatacttaaacttcttttaataataaacaaaataaataatatttttgaattttttaataagatgagtggtcaaatattataaacagAAAGTAAAATCCTATATAATAcaagatggagggagtagtttatGGGTGAAAATATACCCATACGTAGTAAGCAACTGGCcagaaaataatgaaaatatcatatacATTAATGGTTCAATTTTTCATTGATATACACACTTGTAtgggaaaataaataaaaataaaatccccTCTCTCCATCAGTAGCCACCACCGCAGTCTCGCCAACCCTGTCGATCGCCGTTGAACCAACTCTCCTCCTTCTTTGCCGTCGGTCGGTGCCACAAACCCCCTCCAGCAGCAGCCAATGACGGGGGGCTGTCATGTCGCATCAATCTGGAGAGATACGGCGGATATGGCGAGAGGTGGCAACGGATTTGGCAAGCAGTGGATAAGtggtggcgatggcggagATGATGGTAAGGGTGAGGAGGAGAAGAGCAACTCAGGCACCCGTGGCGTGCCTGTAGTGTCCGCACACGCACATGCAGCATCTACACGGGATGGGTCTAGGTGAGGAGCGAAGCTTGTGGGTTGAGCGTTTCTCCTCAAGCTGGCTCTAAGCCTAGATTTGCAGACAACCAAACACTTATCTCGTATATGCGGGCCAGCCCTTTACAGCTAACCAAATACAACTTAAGGCTTCAGTGACATGCATGCGTGAGCTGATGCAGGTGTCGGCTGAGTGGTTAGGCTGCGGTAGTGGTACCTTACATTACTTACctaagaactataaaattgctcttgttTTTTAGTTAACTGGctgagaaaaaggaaaaactgaGAGGAAGTTTCTTGTCTTGGGCCGGTGATTTGGGCCAGGTACTGTACATGGTGTCACTGTTCATAGGCCTGTATTGTTTGTGTGTGTTCATACCGCATGAGTTTGGTTTGATCAATTAGAAATCGTTGGACTCGGGGGAACTGCTGGTGTATTTCGTTATTTGGCAGTACATGAGATATCTAGGATATTCGAATTGAAACAACGAGGATATATCTTTGGGTGATTCAAGTCGCCGGTGATTTTTCTCAAATATCACAGATATAGTCTAAGAACGTGAAAAACGTGGATGTTGGATTTGTTAGCTTGGTACATATAAGACGTAAACAAAGAAATGAAGTCTGgagaattttgaatttgtctATTTGGTGACGACAACGGTTGTATGGCAATAGAGCagatcaaattaaatttaagatgaAGATGGAGGTGAGCTGTGAGCATGTCCTTCAGAGTGTTGTGTATGTGCTATTTAAGAAAGAAATCTAATTGACTTGGCAAGATGACTTGATGATGGAAGAGAAGGTGGAGCACTATCGCACGTGCAATCAAAACAAAGAAGTTATAGGATAGCAAAAGTCTTTTGATCTCATTGAGCTTGGCGCAAGCCTATTAGGTGGTTTGTTCTGAGCTGCAAAACAAGATCAACTTAAGTCTGGATACACGGAGGCTCGCACAAAGAGAAAATTCAAGTAGATGTGTCATTTGCTAAGATGGAGTTTGTTAGAGTTTTGTGTCGAATATATACGTACAAAGTCAATTTCTTTTGATATAGGACTTGAAGTTATATTAAGAGTTAGAATAATAATATAGTTGAACTTTATTCTAGGCTTAAAGAGATGAACCCCTTTTGTAATTATAAAGACGACTACGCCGAATAAAACCACTTTAGCATAGGTTAGAGTATTACTGACCAATGATGATGTCGGTTGATTGTCACAGATACCATGATAGAGCGGAGAGAATGGCTCGTAACCAATGTCTCCAGATCTCAGTAACAAATACTGTGTTTCAGTGTCATAGTTAGTTTTGAATATTTTATCGTTGCTTGACTTGCTTCAGCCTTCCGTTTTGAATATTGATTATGGGGACAGTTTTATAACAGTTTTCATGCAGGAAAAGATGTATAATTGAACAAATCTGTGACGTATTGGACAACAATTGAGAAAGGGAGAATACCGCCTTGCGCTTTTTGATGCCAGATCAATTGTCCGTCGACGTCGCTAACTTCAAGCTGCTAAGAAAATCAGCGATTGATGCCATCGATGATCCACCGACCTCCATGGCCCGAGCGGCCATCTCTTTCGCCAAGGCCATCCTCTCTCTGATCTCCCTCCCTTGCTCAGACTCCATCACCAGCCTTACCTTCGCTTCCACCTCCGCTGCCTTCACCATCCCATCGTCGTAGCCATCCATCACCACCCCAAGCTTCATGTCCTCCACGATGAACACCTTGTTCATCTTCTGCTCTGCGTACATCGGCCAGCAAACCATCGGCACCCCTGCCGCGATGGCCTCCAGCGTCGAGTTCCACCCGCAGTGCGTCACGAACGCGCCGGTAGCCGGGTGTCGCAGCACCTCCAGCTGCGGCGCCCACGACGGCAGCACCAGCCCGCGGCCCCGGGTCCTGTCCAAGAACCCCTCCGGTAGCAGCGACTCCAGCGACGCCTCCCCGCGGCTCTCGAACCGTTTCGTGGAATCAGCGTCCGGCGCGACCGGCGCGCGCACGGCCCAGAGGAAAGCGTGTTCGCTCCTCTCCAGCCCCGCGGCGATCTGCTTTAGCTGCTCCACTGTAACCGAGCTCACGCTCCCGAAGCAGAGGAAGACCACGCTCTGCGCCGGCTGCGCGTCCAGCCACCTTAAGCACTCGTGCTTCTTCTGGTCGCCTCCCCGCTCCTCTCCGATCAAGGGACCAACGCAGAATAAtctcggcgcgggcgcgccgGGGCGTGGGATCCCGTCTTGTATTGCCTTCACGGCGCGGGGTTCCAGCCACTCGAACGTGTTCGCCAGTATGTGCTTCGCTTTGGCCAGCTGCTCGAAGAACGCAATGACTGTCTTGTACTGGTAGTTGTCGCGGTCGAGCAGGACGTCCGGCATGTCGGACGCCGGGATCGGATGGACTCCGGGGAAGTGCAGCAAGGAGCGCCCCATCTCCCCGAACGACACGGCGGATTGCATGACGGGGACGTGCAGGAAGGAAGCAAGGGCCGACGCGGAGGGCGTGAAGAATAGGTAGGCCGGGACGCCGAGCTCCGCGGCCGCGTCGAGCCCGTACGCGCAGAAGAAGTCGACGACGAGGGCCTTCACGGATGGGAGGGAGCGGACGAATGCGACGAGCTCGGCGTCCGTGGCAcggaggtcggcgaggagggtgATGAAGGGGTCAGCGTCAGGGTCGACCGTGTCGCCGGAACGGgccaccggcgccggtggAAGCAGGTGCAAGGAGACGGAACGGTAGGAGGCAGAGAGACGGGCGATGGTCTCAGGGGAGTCACCCGTCGACGGAacgtcggcgatggcgacggtgaCCGGGACGCCGTGGCTGGCGATGTGCTCGGCGAACTGCATCATGGGGTGGAGGTGCCCCCTGGCCTTCCATGTGTAGAGCACGACGGTGCTCTCCATTGCTCGATTTGAGTGTGTCTGTTGATGAAAATGACCGTGGATATTCCTAAGCCAGTATATGTGCCCAGTTGTTTGTAGCAATCAACCGGCAAAGTTTGAAACCATATATCCCGTTGGGTACGGAATACCATATGGTACGTTGATGAGATGATGTTTCTTTGTACTTCAAAAGGTACGTGGACCAAGCTTTGTACGTATTAACACTTGAAGAAAATCAAGCGATGACGTGCGGTGTGACGTTCGGACTATGGTGCAACCAACTGTAACACACGTACTCTCACCGgccccaaaataaatatatttgaaacaaattttCCTAGGCTGCGTCATTTTTGTTGATTAAAGATggagataaaagattatctgattttaatatatatttaataatataataataaaattaactattataatattagaaatattacaaatatgaGATTATAAACTAAGATATTGAAACTTTTTGTAAAGAAATTTGTGTCGCTTAATATTTCGAAAAACGTACGCTAAAAGACAACAAATAAAGTTGTCCAAAATAACTCAGTCTTAGTCTAAACATCGAGAAATCTTATCCCCTGAGCATCCCTTGCATACAAATCCACTATTGAAGGGTGATTGTGCTTTTATCCCCACGGCTAAAGGCCTAATTGATTTGGAGCAAACATAAAGGATTTGAATTCCTAAAGATTAATTCCTATAAGAGCCATTCGATTCGTGGAAATTaaggataagaaaaaaaggataaaTTTTCCTTTCCCACATGTTGTggaggaaaaatataggaaaattttcatccactcaaatctcttgaaaaaaattatatggatttatatgaatatatatttctattttggcaccatttctatttctatgaattaaaattcctccaaactaAACAGGGCTCTAAATGTTCTACAAGGGGTGCTAGAACGAAGGGAGactttggggggggggggggggtaaagGGCCAAGGCCATGGATCATTTCATAACCTAACTTAGCCCTTATATATCTTTAGCTAAcaactttataaaattttagttcactCAATTTTAGACTAAACCCTTAAATTACGTAGGTCAAATGATTGGGCCCATTACCACTTCTATAGAGGGCATATATTAAAACTATCACTACATACATCAAGACATGTgctaaccaaaataaaaataaaataaatttgtatacTTTGAACTCGACCATTTTCATAAACTAACAATTCCccattatagaaatttttgttCCATGCAGTTTTGTACAAAGTTAGATACTTCACATggagttaaattaaatatacaactctgattttttttagaccaCCGTGTATAGAAGTATATTTGAGTTCCATATATAAATTCTTAACCTATATTTCCGAAAGGATCtcatatacaactcttagATTATAGAAATTACTTCTATAAGTTTGGACTTCATACACAAATCTTAGCGATTATTTCTAAAccctatataattatatagctACAACTAGTCCATATCGTTATAATTTCAGTTaagattttttacttttcttcgATTAAAGTCGCAATTTCTATGCCGCCAAGACATAGATAATATGTCTCTCCCTCCTATCACTTTCTCTTCTCaacccccctctctctctttgaaCAGCGTCAGTGCATCTAACCGTCTTTAGCCAAGAATAGCAGTGTAGAGTCAGTCCAAGTGACGTAGAAGTTGTACTAGTTATTGTATTGTATCACTATGAAAATTTAGGTCGGTATGGGGCAAGATTTTTTAAGCATTTGCACTCCAACCTATGGATAGTATTGGGTTAATCTTTTTGCATAAtacaatagcaaaagtgtaaAGAGTGTACTATGTGTATTCAACCTATGGATAGTTACACAAAATAAGAACAAAATGTGTAAGCATGCGGATTTTAGAAACATATTACAGTGCATCTAGTAAAAACGGTAATAGCACATTCCGCATGGTTCTCATCTAAAAAAGCCTTGAAGTTCCGTACATACGGTGGCTAAACCCAAATCAAACGGACTCATCGGTGTTATGTGAAACAAACAGGGTTATAAGTGTCTCCCCTTAGAACTCGAGATGTTTGAACCGGTCAAGAGATCCTAAGAAGAGTCACCCGGGAGGACAATCGTGACCTAGCCGTCTAAGACTTGTCACACCGGATGGCTACCAGCTCAAGAAGTCCAACCTAGCCATCACCCAAGCTCGGAGGCCAGTGAAGGTAAGCGTTGGGGGTGACTCAGCCCCCAACTACTCCACCTATTGCATTTAATATAATAGGCAGAAAGCAATGAGTGAGGCACGCACATGAGTGTGCCATGCTAGAGGTGCGGTGCAGATGAAATTTCAATGGGACTGAGGATGACCAAGATAATATAGATAACGATCCCTCCTCTATGCACAAGCGATTTAGTCATGAATGGCCTATGAAGTAGGCAACTCCCAATGCACACTCTGTCCCTAGCTCTCTAGGCAGTGTGCCCCGGTTGGAGAACGTGCCACTATTTAAAAATGGATAAGAGAAGGGGTGCTCTACATGTAATTGgtccttttagaaaaaactgtTTTATCTGCCTTGAGATGTAGGTGCCTTCGAGAGTAAACAAGAGGGAGAACCTAGGCCAAATGAATGTGTTTCTATCTTTAGAAAATTCTTCCCCTTAACGAGAGCTAATTACACCGCATAAAGGAGTACATTATTGCACAT
This is a stretch of genomic DNA from Oryza brachyantha chromosome 1, ObraRS2, whole genome shotgun sequence. It encodes these proteins:
- the LOC102703270 gene encoding UDP-glycosyltransferase 88B1-like: MESTVVLYTWKARGHLHPMMQFAEHIASHGVPVTVAIADVPSTGDSPETIARLSASYRSVSLHLLPPAPVARSGDTVDPDADPFITLLADLRATDAELVAFVRSLPSVKALVVDFFCAYGLDAAAELGVPAYLFFTPSASALASFLHVPVMQSAVSFGEMGRSLLHFPGVHPIPASDMPDVLLDRDNYQYKTVIAFFEQLAKAKHILANTFEWLEPRAVKAIQDGIPRPGAPAPRLFCVGPLIGEERGGDQKKHECLRWLDAQPAQSVVFLCFGSVSSVTVEQLKQIAAGLERSEHAFLWAVRAPVAPDADSTKRFESRGEASLESLLPEGFLDRTRGRGLVLPSWAPQLEVLRHPATGAFVTHCGWNSTLEAIAAGVPMVCWPMYAEQKMNKVFIVEDMKLGVVMDGYDDGMVKAAEVEAKVRLVMESEQGREIRERMALAKEMAARAMEVGGSSMASIADFLSSLKLATSTDN